The following nucleotide sequence is from Juglans microcarpa x Juglans regia isolate MS1-56 chromosome 6D, Jm3101_v1.0, whole genome shotgun sequence.
aaaaatatatttttatttttttatttatattttctttatcattttaaaacatttttaaaaaatataaaaaaatattaatatactaataatcattttcttaattattaaataaaaaaaaatttaaaatatgaagtgtCAAAATAAAAGGACAAATTAAGTGaacaaagtaatatttttctatttatttttccagcGGACAGGAGCACCACCCTAACATGATGCGGGAGGGGTTGCCGGCACGTCCCTACTCTGCCGGGACGGTGGACCCGGGGTGGGGGAGGGTATCCCAGGCCCACTCCTATTTTAGGGGATTAATTCTGTCCCGTGCAGAATACAATCCCGGAAAAAGCATATCCTTACTCTTTTCAAGTCGGATTTCTAACGGATAAGCAATTCCAAATCCACACTTTTTCAGTCTCCCCCAAGACAATGGAAGCTCTGGGACTTCCCTCTCTCAATTCTCATAACATTTCGTGCTCCAATTTTCAAGTCCAAAATGTTTCCAAAAATCCGGAAAGAACGCATTATTTCAGTTCCTTAGAGCTATCTTCTCTGAAACCCAGACCCTTTTGTTACAGTTCGTCAGAGCTGTCTTCTCTGAAACTCAGACCCTCATGCGGAACACCCCTTTTGGTACGCAAAGTTTCTAAATTATCCAAGCCCTAATGAACGGGCTTCATTTGATTATTTGTTGGTGTTTTGCTTCTCTCTAGTTTGGttcagagagaaagagaaagaataaaagacgatttttatttttctatttatatgtcttttaacattttatttttattttgtttaacgaATTTTCAACTTGAAAAGAGAGTTCGTGGTAGCAtacaattttttgaaatatgtaaaatttttaGGATCCATTTTCAGGGTTTCTTCTCGTTAAATTTTCGTAGAAACCAATGTAGCTTCTGTGATTGACTCTTCGCTCCATAGTTCTAATGTGGGTAGTCTTTATGGCTCATTTAGCACAGGACTGCTGTTCGAATGCAAGTTGATGGAGAAGATTATGAATTGAAGCAAATGAAAGATATGGCTGCTGCCAGGAAGAGATGGGAAGCTCTGGTATATTATATCCCAAAGTAACAGACTTCTATGTTTCTTTGGGCCAGGATAGATGAGTTAATAAGAAATTCAAGCATTGATGTTTTTCTGATGGATGTATTTTAAGTTGCACTTTGGTTTTGAAGGATTGCAATGTCTTGTTTCAGTTGAATTGTGGTCGTTATCAGTAGCACTAAGCCACCTAAAATTGAGTTTATAGCTCCTGCTTCTAATCAGAATCCCCAGTAATCGAGTGATGGTTCTAACTCTATATTACATTGGTGTGAGAGGATTCCAAATTCTAATAGAAAAGAAGATTAGTGGGTGAAAGAAAATGGGACAATTTGGATAATCTATATTAAATCAGATGCCATATAACATCCCCAATATGTCTATTCTCGTCTATACTCTTTCAAAAGGCAAGCTAGTGTTACCTTTATCATATACTAACTGTTGAGATGAACAGAaaggatgatatatatatatatatatatacacacacacctatatatatattttatgtaaatatgtgTTTATATTTGGTTAAGTGAACAAAAAATATGTTAAGCTATGATTTGCAATTCTATTGGAATATAATGGTAGGTGATAAGGTGATTGCcttgatattaattttttgaattatttttcagaAACTTAGACCATGTATTTATTGTAAATACATTGTTTGTTAAGAGTTtgtgaagatttttttataagtattagaAGTTTTTATTACTAGAAAATGCaaaaaggcataacccaagtacaaaAGACGTATACAAGAGGATAACCTAGTTAGAAGTAGGAAAACAtgcaagaaaattatgaaagttAAGCCCACTGAAATCCGTAGAGGTTATTCAAAGGAAAAAGGCATGAAAAGAAACTTTTAATCTCTTCTGTTGTCTGTTCGCAATTCTCAAAAGTTCTATCATTCATTTCCCTCAAAATATACCACACTAGACAGATATGGGTCATCTTCCACACCACTACAATTTGTGGGCTGCCGTGTGTTCCTATCCAATTGGCAAAGAGGTCTACTATTCTTCTGGGcataacccaacccaacccaacttTACCAAGTTAGGAATCTATGAAGAATATGAGTGCTTTGACAGCTATGATCTATAATATTATTGGCTATCAGTTTTTTGGAGCTTGACTTGAAATTTTGACTAAATATCCATTCTGATCAAGGGGAGTAAGattcttaatttgaaatatatgaagacCATTGTGCCTTTCTTGGTGCATGCCTAATGCAGGGAGGCCTGACTTTATGGCTGTCGCCTAGATAACTTGATTGTGCCAATCTTTGAATAAACTGCTTAGATAACTTGATTGTGCCAATCTTTGTATCAACTGCAGTTTATTCAGTATGATTGTGATAATAATTCCTAAATGAATTTGTATTGTGTAGCTCAGGGACATCGGTTTATGTTTTACTGTTTTCAATAGGTCAGGGAAGAAAAAGTCAAAGTTCTAACTCCAAGGGAAGCCGGTTATGCAATTCAGCTATCTAACAAGACCCTCCTTGATGTCCGTCCCTCTATTGAACACAAAAAGGTGGGCAGTTTATcgttcatttgtttttttgtatataatttacgCTTGAAAATCCAGATCctccaagaatatatatatatatatatatatatatatattttatagttaataagaaagttttattaccatgaataggcaaagcccaagtacacaggacatatacaaaggaaatacgtACATCACACTAGGAACAAAAAAGAGCCTAAAGCAAATCCTGAAAATTATCATCATTCAGTACAAGAGCCTCAGCCCACGAACCCaaagtacaaaagaaaaaatccataaGGTCTCTTAAAGAGCGTTCTTTGTCTTCGAAGCATCTCCCATTCATTTCCAACCAAAGGCACCACAtcaagcacaaaggaatcatcttccatatggcaGCCACACTAATTCTCCCCACAAAACCATTCCAACATGCGAGAAGATCAATCACTTCCTTCGGCATCACCCAAACAATACCTGTccagccaaaaatctcattccactaAGACTTAGCCACCTCACGATGAATAAAGAGATGATTTatagattcaccatctttcttgcacatgaaGCGCCAATCAACCATACACATGGCACGCTTTCTTAGATTATCCATGGTCAGAATTTTCCcaagaataaattttagaactctCACTTGGCTTTAGCTCACTGCTTATTAGTTCCACGTGAACGTGCTTAATCACCTAACTCTTATTATGTTGTTTTATAGTTAATTGTGATAATTAGTATGATAGCTTGCATTGGTGATAATCATATACAGGTATAATATCCAATTCTTGGAGTACAATTAACTAGTTCCTTAGTGCGTATTGATTCATATAACAAGTTCTTGTTGCTAAACTGTATCtcaattattgttttttaaaatctttttctctttcatttccttttactTCCATATCCTGTTTTGCTTGGGAATTTTTATGTAGCATCATGTCTCCTTGGTTATTTTCTTTGACATAGTTCTTGAATATCATATAGTTTCCTGTGTTTTGAAGGCGTGGGTTAAAGGCTCAAGGTGGATTCCAATCTTTGATGTTGATACCAAGCTTGATGTTGGAACTCTGTCCAGAAAGATCACAAGTTTCATGATGGGTATCGCGAAGCCTTTGCTACCTTACATTCCGTAATCGATACACATGTGCCTGCGTGCATGTGCACACACATACACGTTCTGCCAATGTTAATGGATCGCCTAATAAAGCATCATTGAACAATGTGTTTATCATGGTTTACTGTGAAAAGGAGAGTAGTTATTTTGGTGCAGAGAGACTAGTATGAGTTTCACTGTTGTTCATGGAAACCTGGTTCCTTTATTAGGATAGGTTTCCCATGATTTTGTGCTGGTTAGTTTGTTAAATTGACTATTTTTTTGTGTAGGAGGTTGGTGGAGTGGCATGCCAACATTGTCTTACAACGAGTATGTGAGAAATTACTTCTTATCATTTACTTGTCTATACAATGACTGCcatttgttgttttttctttctttgacaGCCAATTCTTACCAAAAGTTCAGGAGAATTATCCAAAAGATACAGACCTTATTGTTGCATGCCAGAAGGGGTTGAGGTGAGGAGAATTTTCAAAAGTTCTTATCATTGTCTATACCTGTTGGAGGGAATTACAACTTTGATGGGCAGCATTGCATTTTTCTGTTTAAGTGAGATTATTTATGTTAAGCTGCGAAGCAGTACATTCAAGATGTAACACTTGCATTTATGTTGCCAGTTTTGCTATGACTGCAAGCTCTTTACATGggccttttctctctctttactCTCTTCTGTGGTAGATTTCTTTGCCTTagtttttatgaaatataaatatgtgGAATTGATGGGACCATTTGAGAGTCAAGAGATATCCAGAGCAACAATAGGCAAAGAAGGGCTTTAAGTAACAGTAATGAAAGTTAATTTCCTTGAAAAATCTATGATATGGAGAGATCTTCATGATtctttaaaccatgagatgctTGAGTCATCGCTGAGCATGAAACACTAATATGAGGGATAAACAAGAATGATGAAATACTGCTTCAGTTTTGCAGATTTTATCCAATTTGGTCTTGAACAATATGATATCTCTCTCCAGACAGTGGCTGTCCCTTCGCCAGGATTTATATGGCATACCCCTGTTGTTTGTTCAGGTTGGAGTTTATGTTCTTTGATTCACTCCAATCATTTATCACTACAGTGAAGCATATATTCCATCTTGGGTGAGAAACAGAAGGGTGCCACTTAGAGGCCTGCCTGAGACAGTCATAGTATGTGTTGGCATCCTGCATATACTGATTAGAtaagactctttttttttttttttaaagaggacggtgccccaattttattaattaccctcacttatggtggaAGAATACCTTGAACATATAGCAAAACTTGGGGGCTACATGGAGAAAAATAAAGGCCCAAACCCAAGTTcctcaaaagaaataaagaccTTATATAGATAATTAGAtattataagaaagaaaaataaggaaaaaccTATAAAATTTAATGCCTAATAGTAAAATcttatctaaaatataaaatttagataagaCACCGAGGGATGCAAATCACTACTAAAGAATAAATCCAAATATTGTTGGTATaactagggctgagcaccgaccgTTTCGGAGTTtgagggccca
It contains:
- the LOC121234148 gene encoding rhodanese-like domain-containing protein 11, chloroplastic isoform X1, which translates into the protein MEALGLPSLNSHNISCSNFQVQNVSKNPERTHYFSSLELSSLKPRPFCYSSSELSSLKLRPSCGTPLLHRTAVRMQVDGEDYELKQMKDMAAARKRWEALVREEKVKVLTPREAGYAIQLSNKTLLDVRPSIEHKKAWVKGSRWIPIFDVDTKLDVGTLSRKITSFMMGGWWSGMPTLSYNDQFLPKVQENYPKDTDLIVACQKGLRSLAACELLYNAGYRNLFWVQGGLEAAEEEDLVIEGPQPLKFAGIGGVSEFLGFTDQQRDAASRQGWSYRLVFSARLVGIFLVADALFFGAQQVGHYLQDLRSH
- the LOC121234148 gene encoding rhodanese-like domain-containing protein 11, chloroplastic isoform X2, with the translated sequence MEALGLPSLNSHNISCSNFQVQNVSKNPERTHYFSSLELSSLKPRPFCYSSSELSSLKLRPSCGTPLLHRTAVRMQVDGEDYELKQMKDMAAARKRWEALVREEKVKVLTPREAGYAIQLSNKTLLDVRPSIEHKKAWVKGSRWIPIFDVDTKLDVGTLSRKITSFMMGGWWSGMPTLSYNDQFLPKVQENYPKDTDLIVACQKGLSFADFIQFGLEQYDISLQTVAVPSPGFIWHTPVVCSGWSLCSLIHSNHLSLQ